One Gimesia sp. DNA segment encodes these proteins:
- the nirB gene encoding nitrite reductase large subunit NirB translates to MIQQNFDNKQNVVVIGNGMVGLRFCEQLVEKDEQQEYKITTFCEEPRAAYDRVGLTQFFAHNDAEKLMLARREWYAENQIDLHLSDRAVSIDRENKIIRSQKGVEIPYDKVVIATGSYPFVPDVPGIKNRGVFVYRTINDLEQIIAYAKQSKTAAVIGGGLLGLEAAKAALDLGLQTHVLEFAPRLMPRQIDDAGSKVLVQKIEELGVQVHLNKATDKVLGESRVEGILFQDGDTLDLDMIIVSAGIRPRDELARQCDLEVGPRGGILVNDFLQTSDPDIYAVGEVALHSGMVYGLVAPGYQMAEVAATHLCHGEAEFTGSDLSTKLKLMGVDVASFGDYEAGPDVSKSLTFEDPFNGVYKKLVFNTEGTHLLGGILIGDASDYGSLSLLAKSEDKLPCSPHELVVGNGGGIPGGSAADMPDEAQICSCNNVTKGQICAAIQDQELTSVDEVKACTKAGGGCGGCMPLVTDVFKAEMAAAGITVNNHLCEHFEFSRTELFNIIKIKKLKSFAEVLADCGAGNGCEVCKPTVASILASLWNEHIVEHASLQDTNDRFLANMQRGGLYSVVPRVPGGEITPEKLIVLGEVARDFGLYTKITGGQRVDLFGAEVHDLPRIWEKLIDAGFESGHAYGKALRTVKSCVGTTWCRYGVGDSVGFAIRLEERYRGIRAPHKIKGGVSGCVRECAEAQSKDFGLIATENGYNLYICGNGGAKPRHADLFASDLDEETCIKYLDRFLMYYIQTADKLTRTATWLDKLEGGIDHLREVVIEDKLGICDELEAMMQSLVDSYHCEWKAVVDNPDKRRLFEQFVNTEEHEPSIELIPQRGQKRPVDWAPDFVPLESLQAAEPPAPTTDEPPRKWVKVGQVSDFPAESGSTIKYGQAQLAVFNFESRGEWFACQQICPHKQSMILSRGILGDAHGIPKVACPLHKKTFSLENGSCLSGDEEYAVKVFNVKVDEEENVYLELPAPEILDELINQTVCAGAH, encoded by the coding sequence GTGATTCAGCAGAACTTCGACAACAAGCAGAATGTCGTCGTCATCGGCAACGGAATGGTCGGCTTGCGATTTTGCGAGCAGCTCGTAGAGAAGGACGAACAACAGGAATATAAAATCACCACGTTTTGTGAAGAGCCCCGGGCCGCTTATGACCGGGTGGGTCTGACTCAGTTTTTTGCCCACAATGACGCGGAAAAGCTGATGCTGGCCCGTAGAGAATGGTATGCGGAAAACCAGATCGATTTGCATCTCTCCGATCGGGCCGTGAGTATCGACCGTGAAAACAAGATCATCCGCTCCCAGAAAGGGGTGGAAATCCCTTACGACAAAGTCGTAATCGCCACCGGTTCTTACCCCTTTGTGCCGGACGTGCCGGGAATTAAAAACCGGGGCGTGTTCGTCTATCGTACGATCAACGACCTAGAACAGATCATCGCTTACGCGAAACAGTCCAAGACGGCCGCAGTCATCGGTGGCGGTCTGCTCGGACTCGAAGCAGCCAAGGCGGCTCTCGACCTCGGGCTCCAGACACATGTGCTGGAATTTGCCCCGCGGCTCATGCCCCGTCAGATCGATGACGCGGGTTCGAAAGTCCTGGTACAGAAGATTGAAGAACTGGGCGTCCAGGTTCATCTGAATAAAGCCACCGACAAGGTTCTGGGGGAATCCCGGGTCGAGGGAATTCTCTTCCAGGATGGCGATACTTTGGATCTGGATATGATCATCGTCTCTGCCGGCATCCGTCCCCGTGATGAACTGGCCCGGCAATGTGATCTCGAAGTCGGACCGCGTGGCGGGATCCTGGTGAATGACTTTCTACAGACCTCCGATCCTGACATCTATGCAGTTGGCGAAGTCGCCCTGCATTCCGGTATGGTCTACGGTCTGGTCGCCCCCGGCTATCAGATGGCTGAAGTGGCTGCGACGCATCTGTGTCACGGTGAAGCGGAATTTACGGGTAGCGATCTTTCAACCAAGCTCAAACTGATGGGCGTCGATGTTGCCAGCTTCGGTGATTACGAAGCGGGGCCAGACGTTTCCAAAAGCCTGACCTTCGAAGACCCGTTTAACGGCGTCTATAAAAAACTGGTATTCAACACCGAAGGGACGCACCTGCTGGGAGGCATCCTGATTGGAGATGCTTCCGATTACGGGAGCCTGTCCCTGCTGGCCAAGTCAGAAGACAAACTCCCCTGCAGTCCACACGAACTGGTCGTGGGCAACGGAGGGGGGATTCCCGGCGGCAGTGCTGCGGACATGCCTGACGAAGCACAAATCTGCTCGTGCAACAATGTCACGAAGGGACAGATCTGCGCGGCGATTCAGGATCAGGAGCTGACATCGGTCGACGAAGTCAAAGCCTGCACAAAGGCCGGCGGTGGCTGTGGCGGTTGTATGCCCCTGGTAACCGACGTGTTCAAAGCCGAGATGGCAGCAGCGGGGATTACAGTCAATAACCATCTCTGCGAGCACTTCGAGTTCTCACGCACCGAGTTGTTCAATATCATCAAAATCAAAAAGCTGAAGTCGTTTGCTGAAGTGCTTGCAGATTGTGGGGCCGGCAATGGTTGCGAGGTCTGTAAGCCGACCGTGGCTTCAATTCTGGCCAGTCTGTGGAACGAGCATATTGTCGAGCATGCATCGCTGCAGGATACCAATGACAGGTTCCTCGCAAATATGCAGCGGGGTGGTCTGTATTCCGTTGTTCCGCGTGTTCCCGGTGGTGAAATCACCCCTGAAAAACTGATCGTGCTCGGTGAAGTCGCCCGGGATTTCGGACTTTATACGAAAATCACCGGCGGTCAGCGGGTCGACCTGTTCGGAGCCGAAGTGCATGACCTGCCCCGAATCTGGGAAAAGCTGATTGATGCCGGTTTCGAGAGCGGACACGCTTACGGCAAAGCCCTGCGAACGGTAAAGAGCTGTGTAGGTACCACCTGGTGCCGTTACGGGGTGGGAGATTCGGTCGGTTTTGCAATTCGTCTCGAAGAGCGCTACCGCGGAATCCGTGCACCTCATAAAATCAAAGGGGGCGTTTCGGGCTGTGTCCGGGAATGTGCGGAAGCGCAGAGTAAAGACTTCGGTCTGATCGCGACTGAGAATGGATACAATCTCTACATTTGTGGAAATGGCGGAGCCAAGCCACGCCACGCCGACCTGTTTGCTTCGGACCTGGATGAAGAAACCTGTATCAAATACCTGGACCGCTTCCTGATGTATTACATTCAGACCGCAGACAAACTGACGCGCACCGCCACCTGGCTGGATAAGCTGGAAGGGGGAATCGACCATCTGCGGGAAGTGGTGATTGAAGACAAGCTGGGAATCTGCGACGAACTCGAAGCCATGATGCAGTCGCTGGTCGACAGCTATCACTGTGAATGGAAAGCGGTCGTTGATAATCCTGACAAGCGACGGCTGTTTGAGCAGTTCGTCAATACCGAGGAACACGAACCATCGATCGAACTGATTCCACAACGTGGCCAGAAACGTCCCGTTGACTGGGCACCGGACTTTGTTCCGCTCGAAAGTCTGCAGGCTGCTGAACCACCGGCCCCCACAACGGATGAACCGCCGCGTAAGTGGGTCAAGGTGGGTCAAGTCAGCGATTTCCCTGCGGAATCCGGCTCGACCATCAAATATGGTCAAGCTCAGCTGGCTGTCTTCAATTTCGAAAGCCGCGGGGAATGGTTTGCCTGTCAGCAGATATGCCCCCACAAGCAGTCGATGATCCTTTCACGAGGTATTTTGGGAGACGCCCATGGGATCCCCAAAGTCGCCTGTCCGCTGCATAAGAAGACCTTTTCCCTGGAAAACGGTTCCTGCCTGAGTGGGGATGAAGAATATGCAGTCAAGGTGTTCAATGTTAAAGTGGATGAAGAGGAAAACGTTTATCTCGAGTTGCCTGCTCCCGAGATACTCGATGAATTAATTAACCAAACAGTATGTGCTGGCGCTCACTAA
- a CDS encoding MFS transporter, with protein MELQNKATRINLFNFSTPQMRAFHMSWFAFFLCFFAWFGIAPLMNIVREEMSLTREQIGWCIIGSVAITVIARLFIGWLCDQIGPRLAYTWLLVLGAIPVMGIGFAHDYTTFLIFRIAIGAIGAAFVITQYHTSLMFAPNCVGTANATTAGWGNLGGGVTQMVMPLIFGLFVGILGFSDSIGWRASMFLAGLVCALTGIAYYFLTQDAPDGNFKELREAGKMPQKAQQKGQFLNVCKDHRVWALFVIYGACFGIELTINNVAALYFLDYFDYFKSMDTTRAVKMAGLFAGLFGLMNIFARTLGGIFGDRFGQKWGLSGRVKWLFIAVFCEGIALMVFSQMSILAMALPSLIVFSLFVQMSEGATYSVVPFINKKALGAVSGIVGAGGNAGAVTAGFLFKTQALNWPTALFILGAIVTCCAFLTFLVRFSEEMEEEARLAHESALAPQPGEQELAPSMGQ; from the coding sequence ATGGAACTCCAAAACAAAGCAACCCGGATCAACCTGTTTAACTTCTCAACGCCCCAAATGCGGGCATTTCATATGTCCTGGTTTGCTTTCTTTTTGTGTTTCTTTGCCTGGTTTGGCATCGCCCCCTTGATGAATATTGTCCGCGAGGAAATGAGCCTGACCAGGGAGCAGATTGGCTGGTGTATCATCGGGTCGGTAGCGATTACGGTAATCGCGCGACTGTTCATCGGCTGGCTCTGTGATCAGATTGGTCCTCGCCTGGCCTATACCTGGTTGCTGGTTCTGGGAGCCATTCCGGTGATGGGGATCGGCTTCGCACATGATTACACCACGTTCCTGATCTTTCGGATTGCGATCGGGGCGATTGGGGCCGCTTTTGTGATCACGCAGTATCACACCTCTTTAATGTTCGCACCGAATTGTGTGGGAACTGCCAATGCAACCACCGCCGGTTGGGGAAACCTGGGGGGGGGTGTGACACAGATGGTGATGCCACTGATTTTCGGACTGTTCGTCGGCATCCTCGGATTCAGCGATTCCATCGGCTGGCGGGCATCGATGTTTCTCGCCGGCCTGGTGTGTGCCTTGACCGGAATCGCCTATTACTTTCTGACCCAGGACGCTCCCGACGGGAACTTCAAAGAACTTCGGGAAGCAGGCAAGATGCCTCAGAAAGCCCAGCAGAAAGGGCAATTCCTGAATGTCTGTAAAGACCATCGTGTCTGGGCGCTATTCGTGATTTATGGTGCCTGTTTCGGAATCGAACTGACCATTAACAATGTGGCGGCTCTCTACTTCCTCGATTACTTCGACTATTTCAAGAGCATGGATACAACCAGGGCCGTGAAAATGGCCGGTCTGTTTGCGGGTCTATTCGGCCTGATGAATATTTTCGCTCGCACACTGGGGGGAATCTTCGGTGACCGCTTCGGACAGAAGTGGGGGCTGAGCGGCCGCGTCAAATGGCTGTTTATCGCCGTCTTCTGTGAAGGCATCGCTCTGATGGTCTTTTCACAGATGAGCATTCTCGCCATGGCTCTACCCTCACTGATCGTCTTCAGCCTGTTTGTGCAGATGTCGGAAGGGGCGACTTACTCTGTTGTACCGTTCATCAACAAAAAAGCGCTGGGAGCCGTCTCAGGTATCGTGGGCGCCGGTGGAAATGCCGGGGCTGTGACAGCGGGCTTTCTGTTTAAAACCCAGGCCCTCAACTGGCCAACCGCTCTGTTCATTCTGGGAGCGATCGTCACCTGTTGTGCGTTTCTGACCTTCCTCGTGCGGTTCAGTGAAGAGATGGAAGAAGAAGCCCGCCTGGCTCATGAATCAGCGCTCGCCCCTCAGCCGGGTGAACAGGAACTTGCCCCTTCCATGGGACAATAA
- the nadA gene encoding quinolinate synthase NadA — translation MSLPTVDPGEGVYEDPLDLMDEIDALKKEKDATLLAHFYIDGDIQDVADFTGDSLKLARDAVKVETSTIVFSGVHFMAESTKILSPEKTVLLPDLHAGCSLADSCQYEDLLQFQEKLRAEGRDFETVAYINTSAKVKSLCDWIVTSGNAREIIDRVPADKEILFVPDQHLGRYLQEVTGRQMILWPGSCMVHEIFSVQDLLRARKNNPGSIVLAHPECPHSILEVSDFIGGTEKLRQHVMSIKEPGTFLIATEANMIHPLEKSAPQHTYLPVPGIMASSGETCACNRCPHMALNTLQKVRDCLKYGKPEIEWQPYFDKARDVLERSLLQ, via the coding sequence ATGTCGTTGCCTACAGTCGATCCCGGTGAAGGTGTCTATGAAGATCCCCTTGATCTGATGGATGAGATCGATGCGCTGAAAAAAGAAAAAGATGCAACTCTGCTGGCTCACTTCTATATTGATGGAGACATCCAGGATGTCGCAGATTTTACGGGGGACAGCCTGAAACTGGCCCGTGATGCCGTCAAAGTAGAAACATCGACCATCGTCTTTTCCGGCGTGCACTTCATGGCGGAATCGACCAAGATTCTCAGTCCCGAAAAAACCGTGCTGCTGCCCGATCTGCATGCCGGGTGCTCCCTGGCAGACAGTTGCCAGTATGAAGACCTGCTCCAGTTCCAGGAAAAGCTCCGAGCTGAAGGGCGTGATTTTGAAACGGTGGCTTACATCAATACCAGTGCGAAAGTTAAAAGCCTCTGTGACTGGATCGTCACCAGCGGAAATGCCCGGGAAATCATTGACCGGGTACCCGCTGATAAAGAAATCCTGTTCGTGCCGGACCAGCATCTGGGACGTTACCTGCAGGAAGTCACCGGTCGGCAGATGATTCTCTGGCCCGGGTCCTGTATGGTACACGAGATCTTCAGCGTGCAGGATCTGCTGCGTGCCAGGAAGAATAATCCCGGTTCGATCGTGCTGGCACACCCCGAATGTCCCCATTCGATTCTGGAAGTCTCTGACTTCATCGGAGGGACAGAGAAACTGCGTCAGCATGTAATGTCGATCAAAGAACCGGGGACGTTTCTGATTGCAACCGAAGCCAACATGATTCATCCCCTGGAGAAATCGGCTCCCCAGCACACTTATCTACCCGTGCCGGGCATCATGGCATCTTCAGGAGAAACATGTGCCTGCAACCGCTGCCCGCATATGGCCCTCAATACGCTGCAGAAAGTCCGTGACTGCCTGAAATATGGTAAGCCGGAAATCGAATGGCAGCCGTACTTCGACAAAGCCCGCGACGTTCTCGAACGCAGCCTGCTGCAGTAG
- a CDS encoding PIG-L deacetylase family protein, which yields MADQTLRILVFGAHPDDCDIKAGGTAALYQQAGHTVKFVSVTNGESGHHRISGEELAGIRRSEAAAAGRALGIEYEVLNNRDGYLQPTIEARFEIIRLIRTFQPDLILTHRPNDYHPDHRYTSQLVCDAAYMVTVPPIVPDVPALRENPVIAYLSDHFTRPYPFSPTVVIDIEPVWDRVIDALDCHSSQFYDWLAYNHFYEDEVPQDTAERKVWLSGKMKDRIGPLADRYRDLVIETYGPERGKEIQLIDAFEPCEYGSPLNSDNVKTLFPFLP from the coding sequence ATGGCTGATCAAACATTGCGAATCCTGGTATTTGGCGCTCACCCCGATGATTGCGACATCAAAGCGGGGGGCACGGCCGCCCTGTACCAGCAGGCCGGTCATACCGTGAAATTCGTCAGTGTGACCAATGGGGAATCGGGGCATCACCGGATTTCCGGAGAGGAACTGGCCGGAATTCGTCGGTCTGAAGCTGCTGCCGCCGGGCGTGCGCTGGGGATCGAATACGAAGTTCTGAACAATCGAGACGGTTACCTGCAGCCCACAATCGAAGCCCGTTTCGAAATCATCCGGCTGATTCGTACTTTCCAGCCCGACCTGATCCTGACACACCGCCCCAACGACTATCACCCTGATCATCGATATACTTCACAACTGGTCTGTGACGCCGCCTACATGGTTACGGTGCCTCCCATCGTACCAGACGTCCCTGCCCTGCGGGAAAATCCGGTCATCGCGTATCTGTCAGATCACTTTACCCGGCCTTACCCGTTTTCGCCGACGGTAGTCATTGATATCGAACCGGTCTGGGATCGCGTGATCGATGCCCTCGACTGTCACAGCAGCCAGTTCTATGACTGGCTGGCTTATAACCATTTTTATGAAGATGAGGTTCCGCAGGATACCGCGGAACGCAAAGTCTGGCTTAGTGGCAAGATGAAAGACCGTATCGGTCCGCTGGCGGATCGATATCGGGATCTGGTAATCGAAACATACGGGCCTGAACGCGGCAAGGAAATTCAACTGATCGATGCGTTTGAGCCCTGTGAATATGGCTCTCCCCTGAACTCTGACAATGTTAAAACCCTGTTTCCGTTTCTTCCCTGA
- a CDS encoding cytochrome c has product MRTLCFCFLMLVQLTIAVSPLMAEEEPSAARGYQLLTEKTYLPPDFDQAVFDDLWKVWPEDQRKQAEAATQAERRQMIFDYYGIMQKPESESSPLGYVVTNEQKWVMNCFACHSGKVAGQVIPGAPNSHIGLHTLTEDVSKIKLQQLKKLSHLDLAAVGMPLGTTHGTTNAVIFGVVLDSLRDGEMNFDKTRPIPELLHHDMDPPAWWNVKRKSKIYSDAFMTKNHRVLMQFILIPRNNARQVKQWEADFANILAYIESLEPPRYRWSVDEQLAARGRVIFDQNCARCHGTYGENPSYPEKVISLAELKTDPVRHQSLPPAYRAALNKSWLSRYGKDPVVEAPAGYVAPPLDGIWASAPYLHNGSVPTLWHVLHPEARPQVWKRTVDGYDVNRVGLEIESLPELPAKLSTVERRRYFDTTKFGKSAAGHDYPNDLNEAEKQAVLEYLKTL; this is encoded by the coding sequence ATGCGAACGCTCTGTTTCTGCTTCTTGATGCTTGTGCAGCTCACCATCGCTGTCAGTCCCTTGATGGCGGAAGAAGAACCGTCGGCTGCACGCGGATACCAGCTGCTGACCGAAAAAACGTATCTGCCTCCCGACTTCGATCAGGCTGTGTTTGATGATCTCTGGAAAGTCTGGCCGGAAGACCAGCGCAAGCAGGCTGAAGCAGCGACTCAGGCAGAACGGCGACAGATGATTTTTGACTATTACGGGATCATGCAGAAACCCGAGTCGGAGTCATCCCCGCTGGGCTATGTGGTCACGAACGAACAGAAGTGGGTCATGAACTGCTTTGCCTGTCATAGTGGTAAGGTAGCCGGTCAGGTGATTCCCGGTGCTCCCAACAGTCACATCGGCCTGCATACTCTGACCGAAGATGTGAGCAAAATCAAACTGCAACAGTTAAAGAAGCTGAGCCACCTGGATCTGGCGGCAGTAGGGATGCCTCTGGGGACGACGCACGGCACAACCAACGCTGTTATTTTTGGTGTCGTACTCGATTCCCTGCGTGATGGAGAAATGAATTTCGATAAGACCCGACCGATCCCCGAACTGCTGCATCACGATATGGATCCTCCGGCCTGGTGGAACGTGAAACGCAAATCGAAGATCTATTCCGATGCCTTCATGACCAAAAATCACCGGGTGCTGATGCAGTTCATCCTGATCCCGCGCAACAATGCCCGGCAGGTCAAACAGTGGGAGGCGGATTTCGCGAACATTCTGGCTTACATCGAATCACTCGAACCGCCCCGCTATCGCTGGTCCGTTGATGAACAACTGGCCGCGCGGGGGCGTGTCATCTTCGATCAGAATTGTGCCCGTTGTCACGGAACTTATGGAGAGAACCCCAGTTATCCTGAGAAGGTCATCTCGTTGGCTGAACTGAAGACAGACCCCGTACGTCATCAATCCCTGCCTCCCGCTTACCGGGCAGCCCTGAATAAGAGCTGGCTCTCCCGCTACGGCAAGGACCCGGTCGTCGAAGCCCCAGCCGGCTACGTGGCTCCACCGCTCGATGGAATCTGGGCATCAGCGCCTTATTTACATAACGGATCGGTGCCCACACTCTGGCATGTGTTACATCCCGAAGCACGGCCTCAAGTCTGGAAACGGACCGTAGATGGTTATGATGTGAATCGCGTGGGACTGGAGATCGAAAGCTTGCCTGAGCTGCCCGCGAAACTGTCGACCGTCGAACGCAGACGCTACTTCGACACAACAAAGTTTGGTAAATCAGCCGCGGGACACGATTATCCCAATGACCTGAATGAAGCAGAGAAACAGGCCGTGCTCGAGTATCTTAAAACGTTATGA
- a CDS encoding type II CAAX endopeptidase family protein, translating to MVAPENSPSEDTNPERLAAHTAADSPIFESEDQESAQELDQFLDQALQTARGEDAPRPHDGSSGNAAPPGPGLIESICWMFGVFGAHFLGIMLFLVCGVIYLIATSNISQDPDTFRKEIAQLVEGHPLEAAGVEQAVFVFIGLIAVCLRLGKRPLQKLNLQPFAISTGLLLFICVLPLALLSGELYRIAFDAWSLVAKQIPILERFNEMQTMEIVKDMAANNSLWSLILVIAVFPAIGEELIFRGMIGRGLIARWGLVPGIVITSIMFGIVHAHPAHVIAVIPLGMFMHYVYYVTRSFWAPMLVHFMNNAFAVSMAKMATELPESAASLGDETQPVHPLIVASAALFLAAVCVQLWKTRVKYMTPQGEEWTPGYPSNEQPPANSPVTMLREKAHPLLYAAGVFLFLIFLVTMAAFSPQQDAITAQPEAMQLITF from the coding sequence ATGGTCGCTCCTGAAAATTCTCCTTCGGAAGATACAAATCCCGAGAGACTCGCTGCACACACCGCAGCTGATTCCCCGATTTTTGAGTCAGAGGATCAAGAGTCTGCCCAGGAACTGGATCAGTTTCTGGATCAAGCGTTGCAAACTGCCAGAGGGGAAGACGCACCTCGTCCGCATGATGGAAGTTCCGGAAACGCGGCTCCGCCGGGGCCCGGTCTGATTGAGTCGATCTGCTGGATGTTCGGCGTTTTTGGTGCCCATTTCCTGGGAATCATGCTGTTTCTGGTCTGTGGGGTGATTTATCTGATTGCCACATCGAATATCAGCCAGGATCCTGACACGTTCCGCAAAGAAATCGCCCAGCTCGTGGAAGGCCATCCGCTGGAGGCAGCGGGGGTCGAACAGGCCGTGTTTGTCTTTATCGGACTGATTGCGGTCTGCTTGCGCCTGGGGAAACGTCCCCTGCAGAAACTCAATCTGCAGCCGTTTGCGATTTCAACAGGCTTATTGCTGTTTATCTGCGTGCTGCCCCTCGCGCTCCTGTCGGGAGAATTGTATCGAATTGCCTTTGACGCCTGGAGTCTCGTCGCGAAACAGATTCCCATCCTCGAACGTTTCAACGAAATGCAGACGATGGAAATCGTAAAGGATATGGCGGCGAACAACTCGCTCTGGTCTCTGATTCTGGTGATAGCCGTTTTCCCCGCTATTGGAGAAGAGCTCATCTTTCGCGGCATGATTGGCCGCGGTCTGATCGCACGCTGGGGACTGGTGCCGGGAATTGTGATTACGTCGATCATGTTCGGTATCGTGCATGCACACCCCGCGCATGTAATTGCCGTCATTCCGCTCGGGATGTTCATGCATTATGTGTATTACGTGACCCGCAGTTTCTGGGCACCGATGCTGGTGCATTTCATGAACAATGCGTTTGCCGTCTCGATGGCGAAAATGGCGACCGAACTTCCCGAAAGTGCAGCCAGCCTGGGAGACGAAACTCAGCCAGTACATCCGTTGATCGTGGCATCCGCGGCACTGTTCCTGGCCGCAGTCTGTGTCCAACTCTGGAAGACACGGGTGAAATACATGACGCCACAGGGCGAGGAGTGGACTCCCGGCTATCCTTCCAACGAACAACCTCCGGCAAACAGCCCGGTGACCATGTTACGTGAGAAAGCGCATCCGCTGCTTTACGCGGCAGGTGTGTTCCTGTTTCTGATATTCCTAGTGACCATGGCGGCATTCAGCCCTCAGCAGGATGCCATCACTGCACAACCCGAGGCGATGCAGCTCATAACGTTTTAA
- a CDS encoding serine/threonine-protein kinase has product MNRLPSVEIPLIERNSAMAPNSSSDSGTPQQDRQLQYCANCNSTYFQQSGSDNCPVCGARVDDISLMDLQETIVVQEIDGLVENADSTSIVVEDPIAGTDLHVYQCQSLLGRGGMGMVYLATHRDLGRQCALKILLPHLSERDPAYVQRFIHEGRAVATLNHPNIVTAHAIGEERGYRFLEMELITGRALSHVIREDGPLSALHATSLIAQVASGLGTAHAKGIIHQDLKLENILLTGAGVPKIADFGLAKRISAEEGGAHQHNLAGTPNYMAPELFQGGMASATSDVYSLGVCFFVLLTGHLPHRAENFNSLIQDVVSKPAPSVRDLCPEIPLEIAECVSLMLDKSPVNRFQNGYMASLFLNAILGQVQNIESMLHEAFGNNRNVSWKRNGHQYILEVKQSERRKQTVIIEPSEHQLHERLLLIYSTCCDAQPEYYEEALRLNSEISHGGISIRDVNGQAKFVMVDTFPRSSVDAEDIRKSVIAVAQHADEIEEKLTGHDFH; this is encoded by the coding sequence ATGAACAGATTACCTTCTGTAGAGATCCCCCTGATCGAGCGCAATTCAGCAATGGCCCCCAATTCATCCTCAGATTCCGGCACCCCGCAGCAAGATCGACAGTTGCAGTACTGCGCGAACTGCAATTCCACTTACTTTCAGCAGTCCGGTTCTGATAATTGCCCCGTCTGCGGTGCACGCGTGGATGACATTTCGTTGATGGATCTCCAGGAAACAATCGTTGTGCAGGAGATCGACGGATTGGTTGAGAATGCGGACTCCACCTCCATTGTTGTGGAGGATCCGATTGCAGGTACCGATCTTCACGTTTATCAGTGTCAGTCGCTCCTGGGCCGGGGAGGCATGGGCATGGTTTACCTGGCGACCCATCGCGATCTGGGACGCCAGTGTGCCTTGAAGATTCTGCTGCCGCATCTTTCGGAACGCGACCCCGCCTACGTGCAGCGTTTCATTCATGAAGGTCGCGCCGTCGCCACATTGAATCATCCGAATATTGTAACCGCCCATGCGATTGGCGAGGAGCGCGGTTATCGGTTTCTGGAAATGGAACTGATCACCGGACGTGCGTTGAGTCATGTCATCCGCGAAGATGGCCCCCTCTCTGCCCTGCACGCGACATCATTGATCGCACAGGTAGCGTCAGGTCTGGGAACCGCGCACGCCAAAGGCATCATTCACCAGGATCTGAAGCTGGAAAACATTTTGTTGACCGGTGCGGGAGTCCCGAAAATCGCTGATTTCGGCCTGGCGAAGCGCATCTCTGCCGAAGAGGGAGGCGCGCATCAGCACAATCTGGCCGGTACTCCAAATTACATGGCGCCGGAACTCTTTCAGGGGGGCATGGCCAGCGCCACCTCGGACGTCTATTCGCTGGGCGTCTGCTTCTTTGTGTTGCTCACAGGCCATCTGCCGCACCGTGCGGAAAACTTCAATTCCCTGATACAGGATGTGGTTTCCAAACCGGCGCCGAGCGTTCGTGATCTCTGTCCCGAGATCCCGCTGGAGATCGCCGAGTGTGTCTCTCTGATGCTGGATAAGAGTCCCGTGAACCGGTTTCAAAACGGTTACATGGCCTCTCTGTTTCTGAATGCAATTCTCGGCCAGGTACAGAATATCGAGTCGATGCTGCACGAGGCGTTTGGGAATAACCGCAACGTTTCCTGGAAACGCAACGGTCACCAGTACATCCTCGAAGTCAAACAGAGTGAACGACGCAAGCAGACTGTCATCATCGAACCCAGCGAACATCAGCTGCATGAACGGCTGCTGTTAATCTACAGCACCTGCTGTGATGCCCAGCCCGAATATTACGAGGAAGCACTGCGTCTGAATTCCGAAATATCGCATGGGGGAATCTCGATTCGGGACGTGAATGGCCAGGCAAAGTTCGTCATGGTGGATACCTTCCCCCGCTCTTCAGTTGATGCAGAGGATATTCGCAAAAGTGTGATCGCCGTGGCCCAGCACGCCGATGAAATCGAAGAGAAACTGACCGGTCACGATTTTCACTAG
- the rpmA gene encoding 50S ribosomal protein L27 yields the protein MAHKKGQGSSRNGRDSEAQRRGIKKFGGESVLAGNIIARQCGTKWHPGKNVGMGKDYTIFSLVEGTVFFDKDGRRINVEPALN from the coding sequence ATGGCACATAAGAAAGGTCAAGGTTCCAGCCGTAACGGTCGCGATTCAGAAGCACAGCGCCGTGGAATCAAGAAATTCGGCGGTGAAAGCGTTCTGGCAGGAAACATCATCGCCCGTCAGTGCGGTACCAAATGGCATCCTGGTAAAAACGTGGGAATGGGCAAAGACTACACCATCTTCTCACTGGTTGAAGGCACTGTCTTCTTCGATAAGGATGGTCGACGGATCAACGTAGAGCCTGCTTTGAACTAA